The Anopheles gambiae chromosome 2, idAnoGambNW_F1_1, whole genome shotgun sequence genomic sequence GCAGCTCAACCATCGACGAGGAGCTCGGCCGGATGGAGAAGCTTGTGCTGGAGAGCAAACAGAAGGGAAATCCACTGAAGCAACTGCTCCTCACGTCCTCGAACAAGAAAAGTCTCGTGATCATACTGCTGCTTTCGTTCGGTATGCAGCTGACGGGCATCAATGCGATCCTGGGCTACTCGCAGACAATCTTCTCACGGTTAGCACTACCGCTGACTGCTGCCGAACTGTCGATCGTGCTCGCTCTGGTGCAGCTGGGGTCCGTTATGTTGCCGACCTTCCTGGTAGATCGTGCTGGACGTCGACCGTTGCTACTGGCCTCCACGGCCGGATCCTTCATCGGGTTAGCTATGTGTGCCGTGTACTTTACGCTGGATGAAACCACCACGGATGTGCTGTCGCCGGAACCGGGCGCAGCACACGGATGGATTCCGTTCGGTGGGGTACTGCTCTTTATCATCtcgttcgctatcggacttgCCACTGTACCGTTCGCCATTTTGGGTGAGGTATTCCCGAAGCACATTAAGGCTGCGGCGAATTCTGTGTTTGCGGTCATCACGTCTGCGGTTGTGTTTTCGGTGGTGAAGCTATTCCAAGTCATTTCGGACGGTGCTGGAACGTATGTATCGTTCTGGATCTTCACCGGGTGTACAGCCATGACGGGGGTTTTGATTTACTTGATCATTCCCGAGACGAAGGGCCAATCGTTTGAGCGTATACAGGAGATAATGATGCGACGCGGGAGGAGTAATGAGACTGGTAGAGAGTGTGGTGATGGCGCTAAGGGAAGACCGTTACTATGTTAAAGGAGCACGTGGATTGGGTGTTATAATTAAGGGGCATGCAAAGAAGATTAAAAGTGACTGAAAGATAAAATTCAGTTTAAGAATTCATTCATACATTCATTCAAAAACAGTACCAACACGAGTTCTCCAAAAAAGGCGTTACTTTGTCATCCACGTGGCTATCTGCGATTTTCAAATTTGATTTTCCTCAGAAAAGGCTCGGGCATCGAATTCGCAGAATGCCTGAAAAGGCCTTTTCCGAGTTGCGCGTTTGACACCTCTGCACAAATGTCAAACCACAAAAACGGTTCCAATGTAAACAATAACACAAGTTCCGCGTTCAGCTGTTTCGCGATCGAATTTCTTTCGCCTTTTTCCTTCTAATAACATCGactgtataaaaaaaatcggttATTATTCGCGCTCTCTCTGTATACGCTACCCCATCCACAAAATAGTTATCAAAATGCAAAGTTTAACCCGAACGTCGCACCTAGTAGCGCCAACGATGACTGTGatgatactgctgctgctgataccGATCTCGTCGGAGGTGGAAATCGATTGCAACAGTTTGCGGATGGGACAGTTCATTTGCCCCGATCCGGCGCTGCGTCAGATTGATCCGAAAACGCAGCAACTGCGGGGATGTACGCCGGACAATAAGGCACGCGTTTGGTGCGTCGCTGTCGAGGGGATTGTGTGCAGCGAAACGAAAAACACAAGCTTTACCCGTGAAATGCCCTGCAAATGGACGTAAGTACCGTTACGCTCTGTGAGTGATCTCTTTTTGCATCCCTTTTTACTAACAATGAACCACT encodes the following:
- the LOC1269739 gene encoding TM2 domain-containing protein CG10795 yields the protein MQSLTRTSHLVAPTMTVMILLLLIPISSEVEIDCNSLRMGQFICPDPALRQIDPKTQQLRGCTPDNKARVWCVAVEGIVCSETKNTSFTREMPCKWTNGYHFDTALLLSVFLGMFGADRFYLGYPAIGLLKFCTLGFMFLGQLVDVILIATQVVGPADGSAYIIPYYGPVITVVRSDNWTYRLPQDNW
- the LOC1269740 gene encoding facilitated trehalose transporter Tret1 produces the protein MSSAKQMGRGQYRNEYIAALAATSSLVASVACAGWSSPALPILRGPNSPIPITPDEGSWVVSLLSIGSLFGPIICGLFVDRYGRKPVLLVSAVPLVAGWLFIVFAESVGMLYTARLLHGIGYGLAYSLTPIYLGEISSNAVRGSTGVLVTVMAKLAFLFEYSVGPYVGFRALAWISLALPVGFVVLFFWMPETPYYLLARGNKKAAADSLRWLRRSSTIDEELGRMEKLVLESKQKGNPLKQLLLTSSNKKSLVIILLLSFGMQLTGINAILGYSQTIFSRLALPLTAAELSIVLALVQLGSVMLPTFLVDRAGRRPLLLASTAGSFIGLAMCAVYFTLDETTTDVLSPEPGAAHGWIPFGGVLLFIISFAIGLATVPFAILGEVFPKHIKAAANSVFAVITSAVVFSVVKLFQVISDGAGTYVSFWIFTGCTAMTGVLIYLIIPETKGQSFERIQEIMMRRGRSNETGRECGDGAKGRPLLC